In a single window of the Leptospira sanjuanensis genome:
- a CDS encoding DUF4340 domain-containing protein yields the protein MNRWILLLLALVVLFVSFFFLDERKEDQTEISVWDMDVDEIEYQPPKGSWGAEDASLFYPSPVILKRQKGISEGREFFSVQSKDIETGETILFEGGYNTENIFRELSVLKSKGVEPIAEGKIPASLVLNENSPQIVLKSSGKIRKTIRIGKKKTGDSTRIVQEGNEILVIQGNTADRFTRGIAEFRQKQLVNLRDESVSETIWEEEGKTLRLDNHPFKEQTIKKNFWRRLSGKLIALEQHLGDAWNNQVVGQLAELYPDDSNGAGYAVAKSLTSVPADASLKIKLSNGDWITLRYYPKTNINSVDYRPTVRIINGKFSEPPFYIREDSFLRLKEIAANLDKAEQRKEPLNLNTIPKNPNAPHSHK from the coding sequence TTGAACCGCTGGATTCTTCTCCTTCTTGCGTTAGTCGTCCTTTTCGTTAGTTTTTTCTTTTTGGATGAAAGAAAAGAGGACCAAACGGAAATTTCCGTTTGGGACATGGACGTCGACGAAATCGAGTACCAACCTCCGAAAGGTTCTTGGGGGGCGGAAGACGCCTCGTTATTTTATCCGTCGCCCGTGATTCTCAAGAGACAAAAGGGAATCAGCGAAGGACGCGAATTTTTTTCCGTTCAATCCAAGGATATCGAAACGGGAGAAACGATCCTATTCGAAGGCGGATACAATACTGAAAATATTTTCAGAGAGCTTTCCGTTTTAAAATCCAAAGGAGTAGAACCGATCGCCGAGGGAAAGATTCCCGCCTCACTGGTGTTAAACGAAAACTCTCCCCAGATCGTTTTGAAATCCTCCGGTAAAATCCGTAAAACGATCCGCATCGGTAAAAAGAAAACCGGAGATTCGACGAGAATCGTTCAGGAAGGAAACGAGATTCTCGTGATTCAAGGAAACACCGCCGATCGATTTACGAGAGGAATCGCGGAGTTCAGACAAAAGCAACTCGTCAATCTCCGTGACGAATCCGTGAGCGAAACGATCTGGGAAGAGGAAGGAAAAACGCTTCGTCTTGACAATCACCCGTTCAAGGAGCAGACGATCAAAAAGAATTTCTGGAGAAGACTTTCCGGAAAGCTGATCGCTTTGGAGCAACATCTGGGCGACGCCTGGAACAACCAAGTCGTAGGTCAGCTCGCGGAATTATATCCGGACGATTCGAACGGAGCGGGATATGCGGTCGCCAAAAGTCTGACTAGCGTTCCTGCGGACGCTTCCTTAAAGATCAAACTTTCCAACGGAGACTGGATCACGCTGCGTTATTATCCGAAGACGAATATCAATTCCGTCGATTATCGGCCGACGGTTCGTATCATAAACGGGAAATTTTCCGAACCTCCTTTTTATATCCGCGAAGATAGTTTCTTGCGGTTAAAAGAAATTGCGGCGAACTTGGACAAAGCGGAGCAGAGAAAGGAACCGTTGAATCTCAATACGATTCCTAAGAATCCGAACGCTCCGCATTCCCACAAATGA
- a CDS encoding ACP S-malonyltransferase, with product MAIANFLNQVKTSGGKLFLQFGGQGSPFLKELSKLYESEPSLKEFFDISFKAIAEEVPKLDKKILYGGYDFESWVKSPDTAPDENYLCSAPVSIVGIFLTQIANYIAFTNKGFPVPELIANSIGVTGHSQGVISSALIALGKEGADFNAAYVKFLKFVLYIGYRAQELVGPYNPSEALLKANEEVGDKQPAPMVAVIGYTQKELEDRVKQTNDALGLSGNKAIYVSLFNTPDSNIVSGSPESLLELRKKFKAEMDEKKVKFVYLRTTAPFHSPHMEETNKTVPLDMERIGFDFKGSDLKVPVYSIFDGRNMQSDAGIGLPLFREMLIKTLYWDKAVKAFASTSNVTGIDFGPSVVSQKLTQANMGTSENKIYAVSSPKDIKVLLA from the coding sequence ATGGCAATCGCAAATTTTCTGAACCAAGTCAAGACATCCGGAGGAAAACTTTTCCTTCAATTCGGAGGACAAGGATCTCCTTTCTTGAAAGAACTCTCCAAACTTTATGAATCCGAACCTTCTCTTAAAGAATTCTTCGATATTTCTTTCAAAGCCATCGCGGAGGAAGTTCCTAAGCTCGACAAAAAGATCCTCTACGGCGGTTACGATTTCGAAAGCTGGGTAAAAAGCCCGGATACTGCGCCGGATGAAAATTATCTCTGCAGCGCACCCGTTTCCATCGTGGGAATTTTCCTCACTCAAATCGCAAACTACATCGCGTTCACAAACAAAGGCTTTCCCGTTCCCGAACTGATCGCAAACTCCATCGGAGTTACCGGACATAGCCAAGGCGTCATCTCCTCCGCGTTAATCGCTCTTGGAAAAGAAGGCGCCGATTTTAACGCGGCCTATGTGAAATTCTTAAAGTTCGTATTGTATATCGGATACAGAGCGCAGGAGCTCGTCGGACCTTACAATCCTTCCGAAGCGTTGCTCAAAGCGAACGAAGAAGTCGGCGACAAACAACCCGCTCCGATGGTTGCCGTGATCGGTTACACTCAAAAAGAACTCGAAGACAGAGTGAAACAAACCAACGACGCTCTCGGTTTGAGCGGAAACAAAGCGATCTACGTAAGTCTTTTCAACACTCCCGATTCCAACATCGTATCCGGAAGTCCCGAATCGCTTCTAGAACTCCGTAAGAAGTTCAAAGCGGAAATGGACGAGAAAAAAGTGAAGTTCGTATATCTGAGAACCACTGCTCCTTTCCATTCTCCCCACATGGAAGAGACGAATAAAACCGTTCCTCTCGATATGGAAAGAATCGGCTTCGATTTCAAAGGTTCCGATCTGAAGGTTCCGGTTTATTCCATTTTCGACGGAAGAAACATGCAGTCCGATGCGGGAATCGGCCTTCCGCTCTTCCGAGAAATGTTGATCAAAACACTTTATTGGGACAAGGCTGTAAAGGCTTTTGCAAGCACGTCTAACGTTACAGGTATCGACTTTGGGCCGAGCGTTGTGAGTCAAAAACTGACTCAAGCGAACATGGGAACTTCCGAAAACAAAATTTACGCGGTTTCCAGTCCTAAGGATATCAAGGTTCTTTTGGCCTGA
- a CDS encoding motility-associated ABC transporter substrate-binding family protein, translating into MKKESVLLRIFPWVSLASLFLYFPVRDSIQLPANRWLWLGFVLAILILEPAYRWIQKKNIQEEWNSYIAAGLGLLSFGIYHLRVFLEELALKSNTTGSGNERIREILLVLLILSVFGFLILTLLKELGKDSAGAQSVLKTSKQALVRYFIMNLAIVFVALVVVNYISVMRNHNFDLSSKGQYSFGPTAVKILKSVSKEVEVIAFYPRPLENSSSSDKANSFSLRRIRPDLEIYLDQLKSLSPQFKVRFINADVELDDLAEFGQVSNGLILVRTKKPLSEDGKQYAEQRLAVREKTDLEDLERKIVQAVVNITTEEKNIYFTQSNGERFSPIFQNLPNEKVGILSNSLSFLNFKVKGLGIAEGWPGRIPENADVLMITGPTVAFSKEAQTAVLDFIEKKKGKVFITIDPKGTENFRWLLERSGYEFEKGPLSQIQGQAGMVLAKSFRKHPIEETLTRKEMGAMFPFAGFFVPQATLGPGGRTLESFPLMESGGDSILDKNNNGKQDSGEEKRNVILGMILKTIPKFQNESTETKQNPATGIPELTGSEPKKDAVDDPNVSPLPGLKTENGSASQNTGPSAANANSKEEGRVVIFSGTSWITDQFISYGTNYELATSAITWMYQDLSLSSIQPKKEEVNTVSLTDIQKRTVWILGMFIFPGLIALISSAVLIQKRRREGAES; encoded by the coding sequence ATGAAAAAGGAATCCGTTTTGCTCAGAATTTTTCCCTGGGTTTCGCTTGCTTCCCTGTTTTTGTATTTTCCCGTTCGCGACAGCATTCAATTGCCCGCAAACCGTTGGCTCTGGCTCGGTTTTGTGCTGGCGATTCTGATCTTAGAGCCGGCGTATCGATGGATTCAAAAAAAGAATATTCAAGAAGAATGGAATTCTTATATAGCCGCCGGTTTGGGATTGCTCTCGTTCGGAATCTATCATCTGCGCGTCTTTTTGGAGGAACTCGCGCTTAAATCGAACACGACCGGATCGGGCAACGAAAGGATTCGCGAGATTCTTCTGGTGCTTTTGATCTTATCCGTGTTCGGATTTTTGATTCTTACTTTGCTCAAAGAATTAGGGAAGGATTCCGCCGGAGCGCAGAGCGTTTTGAAAACCTCCAAACAAGCGCTCGTTCGATATTTTATCATGAACCTCGCGATCGTTTTCGTGGCTTTGGTGGTGGTAAATTATATTTCCGTAATGCGAAATCACAACTTCGACCTGAGTTCCAAAGGACAATATTCCTTCGGTCCGACTGCGGTCAAAATTCTCAAAAGCGTTTCGAAAGAAGTAGAAGTGATCGCGTTTTACCCGCGCCCTCTGGAGAATTCTTCCTCAAGCGACAAAGCGAATTCCTTCTCCCTGCGAAGAATCCGCCCCGATCTCGAAATTTATTTGGATCAGCTCAAATCCCTGAGTCCACAATTTAAAGTCCGCTTTATCAACGCCGACGTGGAGTTGGACGATCTTGCGGAGTTTGGTCAGGTTTCCAACGGATTGATTCTCGTCAGAACGAAAAAACCTTTGTCCGAAGACGGAAAACAATATGCGGAACAAAGACTCGCGGTTCGTGAAAAAACCGATTTGGAGGATCTCGAACGCAAAATCGTGCAAGCCGTCGTAAACATCACGACCGAAGAGAAAAATATTTATTTCACTCAATCCAACGGGGAACGATTCTCGCCGATCTTTCAAAATCTTCCGAACGAAAAAGTGGGAATTCTTTCCAACTCCTTGAGCTTTTTAAACTTCAAAGTCAAAGGGCTCGGAATCGCCGAAGGTTGGCCCGGAAGAATTCCGGAAAACGCGGACGTTCTAATGATTACCGGACCGACCGTCGCTTTTTCCAAAGAAGCGCAAACCGCGGTTCTCGATTTTATCGAAAAGAAAAAGGGCAAGGTCTTTATCACCATCGATCCGAAAGGAACGGAAAATTTCCGTTGGCTTTTGGAGCGGTCGGGTTACGAATTCGAAAAAGGACCGCTTTCCCAAATCCAAGGACAAGCGGGAATGGTTCTTGCGAAATCCTTCCGTAAACATCCGATCGAAGAAACTCTCACGAGAAAGGAAATGGGAGCGATGTTTCCCTTTGCCGGATTTTTTGTTCCGCAGGCAACGCTTGGACCGGGCGGGAGAACGCTCGAATCGTTTCCTTTGATGGAATCCGGCGGCGATTCCATATTAGATAAAAATAATAATGGAAAACAGGATTCCGGAGAGGAAAAAAGAAACGTAATCCTCGGGATGATTCTGAAAACGATTCCGAAGTTTCAAAACGAATCGACCGAAACGAAACAGAATCCTGCGACCGGTATTCCGGAACTTACAGGTTCGGAGCCGAAAAAAGACGCAGTCGATGATCCGAATGTTTCCCCGCTTCCTGGATTAAAAACGGAGAATGGCTCCGCTTCGCAAAATACGGGTCCCTCGGCGGCGAACGCGAATTCGAAAGAGGAAGGAAGGGTCGTGATCTTTTCGGGAACTTCCTGGATCACCGATCAATTTATTTCTTACGGAACCAATTACGAACTTGCGACCTCGGCGATCACTTGGATGTATCAGGATCTTTCCCTTTCTTCGATTCAACCGAAAAAAGAAGAAGTGAACACGGTATCGCTGACGGATATTCAAAAACGTACGGTTTGGATTTTGGGAATGTTTATCTTTCCCGGTTTGATCGCTCTCATTTCGTCCGCGGTTCTGATTCAAAAACGTAGAAGAGAAGGAGCGGAATCTTGA
- a CDS encoding ABC transporter permease — MFQNIKWIFFKEVKVFFGTFMAPLVFGGTAFLNSLFVLILNFNSGTNYVDTTVITFLSFMSTIIIAMLILAMGSITEEKNRGTLEFLFTAPITDLEIVAGKFVFGAFICFLISVFVNGLFPIFLYSFWKAPLYIVVSGTIGVFLLGIFSFSVGLFGSSLGKNQMISLLISIVIILTLWVSGYFSYLFDSVTRKVLYHLHIFSHFIAFCKGVLPLNGIVFFVSGALFFLYLTVKVLESRRWRG, encoded by the coding sequence ATGTTTCAGAATATTAAATGGATTTTTTTCAAGGAAGTAAAGGTGTTCTTCGGAACCTTTATGGCTCCTTTGGTTTTCGGCGGAACCGCCTTTTTGAATTCCTTGTTCGTGCTGATCCTGAATTTTAACTCCGGCACGAATTATGTGGACACGACGGTGATCACGTTTCTTTCGTTTATGTCCACGATCATCATCGCGATGCTGATCCTTGCGATGGGAAGCATCACGGAAGAAAAGAACAGAGGAACTCTCGAATTTCTTTTTACTGCTCCGATCACCGATTTGGAAATCGTGGCGGGTAAGTTCGTGTTCGGTGCGTTTATCTGCTTTTTGATTTCGGTTTTCGTAAACGGGTTGTTTCCGATCTTTCTGTATTCTTTTTGGAAGGCTCCTCTTTATATCGTAGTTTCGGGAACGATCGGAGTTTTTCTTTTGGGAATCTTTTCGTTTTCGGTCGGGCTTTTCGGAAGCAGTCTCGGAAAGAATCAGATGATTTCCCTTTTGATCTCGATCGTCATTATTTTAACCCTCTGGGTTTCGGGATATTTTTCGTATCTGTTCGATTCGGTTACGAGAAAGGTTCTGTATCACCTGCACATCTTTTCGCACTTTATCGCATTTTGTAAGGGAGTTCTGCCTTTGAACGGAATCGTATTCTTCGTAAGCGGCGCGTTGTTCTTTCTGTATCTCACCGTAAAAGTTTTGGAATCGAGGAGATGGAGAGGATGA
- a CDS encoding AMP-dependent synthetase/ligase — MNHANFKKYKNLAQVFRDSVQKYQNEKSFLTKNTKGIFDGPTYGELYDDALSLGSYLIENCGLKPQENVAIIADNRLEWIQTDLAVLFSGAADVPRGSDATIQDMEYILSHSDCRIVFIENANVFKKLNVIRDKLPRLEAVILMDGTPELFKEGKVLSFRKVLEEGRSLSKEKISARIDRIEPDDLLTLIYTSGTTGNPKGVMLTHANILSQIRNIPLGLEKEDKILSILPVWHIFERIFEIVSITFGCKTYYTNIRSLKEDLQIVKPSFMASAPRLWESIFQGIQTKLQGMKGISKILFAAALKTNRIRYRNLAVLKNRQLKLNPEFFGVSIFKKLISLIILAWIATPAKLLDIVVLKKVRMATGGNLKASVSGGGALPLHVDELFNAIGIPVLEGYGLTETSPILSMRTPDELIVGTVGKIFPETQIRIVDITTGKNIYPGSDPFGKKGELIVKGPQVMKGYYKNSEATEKVLQDGWFKTGDLALLTANSYLKIVGRIKETIVLSNGENLEPVPIEAKLQESPLIESCMVVGQDKKFPGLLVVPSLENLKEYGSDLKTISSNAEVKALIRSEISKMISDQNGFKSFERIGGFSLLDRPWEKGEELTAKLSLKRFMIAEKYSKQIEQIYESGK; from the coding sequence ATGAACCATGCAAACTTTAAGAAGTATAAAAATCTCGCGCAGGTATTTCGAGATTCCGTTCAGAAGTATCAAAACGAAAAATCCTTCCTGACTAAAAATACGAAAGGAATTTTCGACGGCCCAACTTACGGGGAACTTTATGACGACGCGCTTTCTCTCGGTTCCTATCTGATCGAAAACTGCGGTTTAAAACCGCAGGAGAATGTCGCGATCATCGCGGACAACCGTCTGGAATGGATTCAGACGGATCTCGCCGTTTTGTTTTCAGGGGCCGCGGACGTTCCCCGCGGAAGCGACGCGACGATTCAGGATATGGAATATATTCTTTCCCATTCCGATTGTAGAATCGTATTTATAGAAAATGCGAACGTATTCAAAAAACTGAATGTAATTCGCGACAAGCTTCCTCGTTTGGAAGCGGTGATTCTGATGGACGGAACTCCGGAACTTTTCAAGGAAGGAAAGGTTCTTTCTTTTCGAAAGGTTTTGGAGGAAGGAAGAAGTCTTTCCAAGGAAAAAATCTCCGCACGCATCGATCGAATAGAACCGGACGATCTTTTGACTCTGATTTATACATCGGGAACGACCGGGAATCCGAAAGGGGTAATGCTGACGCACGCGAACATTCTTTCGCAAATCCGGAACATACCGCTCGGCTTGGAGAAAGAGGATAAGATTCTTTCCATTCTACCCGTTTGGCATATCTTCGAAAGAATTTTCGAAATCGTTTCGATTACTTTCGGATGCAAAACCTATTATACGAACATCCGTTCCCTCAAAGAGGATTTGCAAATCGTTAAACCGAGTTTTATGGCATCGGCTCCAAGACTTTGGGAAAGCATCTTTCAGGGAATTCAAACGAAACTTCAAGGGATGAAGGGAATTTCCAAAATTCTTTTTGCGGCCGCGTTGAAAACGAATCGGATTCGATACAGAAATTTGGCCGTCCTAAAAAACAGACAACTGAAGTTGAATCCTGAATTCTTTGGCGTATCCATATTCAAAAAATTGATTTCGCTTATCATTTTAGCTTGGATCGCGACTCCCGCAAAACTTCTCGACATCGTCGTTTTGAAAAAAGTGAGAATGGCGACGGGCGGAAATCTCAAGGCCAGCGTTTCCGGCGGTGGGGCCCTTCCTCTTCACGTGGACGAACTCTTCAACGCGATCGGAATTCCCGTACTCGAAGGATACGGACTTACCGAAACCAGTCCGATTCTTTCCATGAGAACCCCGGACGAACTGATTGTTGGAACCGTCGGAAAGATTTTTCCGGAAACTCAAATTCGGATCGTGGATATTACAACCGGCAAGAATATTTATCCGGGTTCCGATCCGTTCGGTAAAAAGGGGGAATTGATCGTAAAAGGACCGCAAGTGATGAAAGGGTATTATAAAAATTCCGAGGCAACGGAAAAGGTTCTTCAAGACGGTTGGTTTAAAACGGGGGATCTTGCGCTGCTCACGGCCAATTCTTACTTAAAGATCGTGGGAAGAATCAAGGAGACGATCGTGCTTTCCAACGGTGAAAACTTGGAACCGGTTCCGATCGAAGCGAAACTCCAGGAATCTCCTTTGATCGAATCCTGCATGGTCGTCGGTCAGGATAAAAAATTTCCGGGATTACTCGTCGTTCCGAGTTTGGAAAACCTAAAGGAATACGGATCGGATCTGAAAACGATCTCGTCGAACGCGGAAGTCAAAGCCCTGATTCGTTCCGAAATTTCCAAAATGATAAGCGACCAAAACGGTTTTAAATCATTCGAACGGATCGGCGGCTTTAGCCTGCTCGACCGTCCCTGGGAAAAAGGGGAGGAATTGACCGCAAAACTTTCTCTCAAACGATTTATGATCGCGGAAAAATATTCCAAACAGATCGAGCAGATTTACGAAAGTGGAAAGTAA
- a CDS encoding ABC transporter ATP-binding protein yields MIKVKNLSKFYGKKLAIDRLNFELGEGEIVGLLGLNGAGKTTTIRILTGYLIASDGICEIDGTNTFENPLEVKKKIGYLPETPPLYPELSVEDYLKFAARIKQVSSETIDSEVARVCERTFLTDVRGSNIETLSLGFRKRVGIAQALLGNPRIIILDEPVSGLDPKQIVEIRNLIHSLREGHTILLSSHILPEVYKTCTRFLFLHKGRMVYQRDRKQLEDEMEKLSGLEVTLSGADADSGKKYLSSLPGVNAEKLQSIGEDSRGNTFLVSTSLEREFKEKLFASASSVPRLEYIRKQEVTLEQIFMNQV; encoded by the coding sequence ATGATCAAAGTCAAAAACCTATCCAAATTCTATGGCAAGAAACTCGCTATAGACCGTCTGAATTTTGAGTTGGGAGAAGGGGAAATCGTCGGACTTCTCGGTTTGAACGGAGCCGGAAAAACCACGACGATCCGAATTCTTACCGGCTACTTGATCGCGTCCGACGGGATCTGCGAGATAGACGGAACGAACACGTTCGAAAATCCTCTCGAAGTAAAAAAGAAGATCGGTTATCTTCCCGAAACTCCTCCGTTGTATCCGGAACTTTCCGTCGAAGATTATCTCAAGTTCGCGGCGAGGATCAAACAAGTGTCTTCCGAAACGATCGATTCCGAAGTCGCAAGAGTTTGCGAAAGAACGTTTCTAACCGACGTCCGCGGAAGCAACATCGAAACTCTTTCGTTGGGATTCAGAAAGCGGGTCGGGATCGCGCAGGCGCTTTTGGGAAATCCGAGAATCATCATTCTTGACGAACCCGTTTCGGGACTCGATCCTAAGCAGATCGTGGAAATCAGAAATCTCATTCACTCTTTGAGAGAAGGACATACGATTCTTCTTTCGAGTCATATTCTTCCCGAGGTTTATAAAACCTGTACGCGCTTTTTATTTTTGCATAAGGGAAGAATGGTATATCAACGCGATCGAAAACAACTCGAAGATGAGATGGAAAAACTTTCCGGTTTGGAAGTCACTCTTTCCGGCGCCGACGCGGATTCGGGAAAAAAATATCTTTCCTCTTTACCCGGCGTGAACGCGGAAAAACTTCAATCGATCGGAGAAGATTCGAGAGGAAACACGTTTCTCGTTTCCACTTCTCTCGAGCGCGAATTTAAGGAAAAACTTTTCGCTTCCGCTTCTTCCGTTCCGCGTTTGGAATACATCCGCAAACAGGAAGTCACCTTAGAACAGATCTTTATGAATCAGGTTTAA
- a CDS encoding UDP-N-acetylmuramate--L-alanine ligase — MKIFLIGIGGIAMGNLAYMLKKSGHDVSGSDAGVYPPMSDKLKEWNIPYFEGFKAENIQGQDLIIVGNAISRGNPEVEEMLNSGMNYLSMPAAISEFFLKGKKVIVVAGTHGKTTTTFLIHHILKENGVEPGLFVGGIRKDGFPGFELGNGPYFVIEGDEYDTAFFDKSSKFLHYRPTYAVLNALDFDHADIFPDITAIETMFKRLINLVPGNGKIFYWSGSGSLKKLVQHVQFTKTEGFEWNRKDSFLTWKKHELFWDGTKLDPALFGDHNYRNIEVAIRVCSEILKSHNPNGYKAGIAKAIDSFPGVKRRQDILFQSPKALVMEDFAHHPVAVHETIHAVKKRFPGYKIVALFEPRSATSHRNVFQKEYSYSFLGADLTILTEIHNLKKVSKDIRLDVKKLVQKLLKNSKTVPVYAKDPQELLAKLEKMIPQFTGEKILILAMSNGSFGGIYPGLVELARKHV, encoded by the coding sequence TTGAAGATTTTTCTGATCGGAATCGGCGGGATCGCTATGGGCAATCTCGCTTATATGCTCAAAAAAAGCGGGCACGACGTATCCGGTTCGGACGCGGGCGTTTATCCGCCTATGTCCGATAAATTAAAAGAATGGAATATTCCATACTTTGAAGGTTTTAAAGCGGAAAATATCCAAGGTCAGGATCTGATCATCGTCGGAAACGCGATCTCCCGAGGAAATCCGGAAGTCGAGGAGATGTTGAACTCGGGCATGAATTATCTTTCGATGCCCGCGGCGATCAGCGAATTCTTTCTCAAAGGCAAGAAAGTCATCGTAGTGGCGGGAACCCACGGGAAAACGACGACTACGTTTCTGATTCATCATATTCTAAAAGAAAACGGGGTTGAACCGGGGCTTTTTGTCGGAGGAATTCGGAAGGACGGTTTTCCTGGATTCGAGCTCGGAAACGGGCCGTACTTCGTTATCGAAGGCGACGAATACGATACGGCTTTTTTCGACAAGTCCTCCAAGTTTCTGCATTACCGTCCCACCTATGCGGTGTTAAACGCTCTGGATTTCGACCACGCGGATATTTTTCCCGATATAACCGCGATCGAAACCATGTTCAAACGACTCATCAATCTCGTGCCCGGAAACGGAAAGATCTTTTATTGGAGCGGTTCGGGTTCCCTCAAAAAACTCGTTCAACACGTTCAGTTTACGAAGACGGAAGGATTCGAATGGAATCGGAAGGATTCTTTCCTTACTTGGAAAAAGCACGAGCTCTTCTGGGATGGAACGAAGCTGGACCCGGCTCTGTTCGGGGATCACAATTATAGAAACATCGAAGTTGCCATCCGCGTTTGTTCCGAAATTTTAAAGTCTCACAACCCGAACGGTTATAAAGCGGGGATCGCGAAGGCGATCGATTCGTTTCCGGGCGTCAAACGCAGACAGGACATTCTCTTTCAATCGCCGAAGGCGCTTGTTATGGAAGATTTCGCGCATCATCCGGTGGCCGTTCACGAAACGATCCACGCGGTTAAAAAAAGATTTCCCGGTTATAAGATCGTCGCCTTGTTCGAACCGAGAAGCGCGACCTCGCATAGAAACGTATTTCAAAAGGAATATTCGTATTCTTTCTTAGGCGCAGATTTGACCATTCTTACCGAGATCCATAATTTGAAGAAGGTTTCAAAGGACATTCGTTTGGATGTAAAGAAGCTCGTTCAAAAACTTTTGAAGAATTCCAAAACCGTTCCCGTTTACGCAAAAGATCCTCAAGAGCTGCTTGCAAAACTTGAGAAAATGATTCCCCAATTTACGGGAGAGAAAATTCTGATCTTAGCTATGTCCAACGGCTCGTTCGGAGGAATTTATCCCGGACTGGTCGAACTAGCGCGGAAGCACGTATGA
- a CDS encoding AraC family transcriptional regulator — protein sequence MILAELNVSLVLRIGSPMWIELYGYASAFCSALIGIMLGLNRKKSPTFKIGAFLFLSISIWLVQLYLFTSGKLFEFPALIFWHIPFAIATGPLFYLFIQSIFKMEYLQRDPTPLFTLSERSMRKNPFRFWDRFLWDRIQWFHVLLVSLLTALFLPVGLLSTQEKLEIFRKNESVVSPLFKNYILFFLNMSYLVPGVYIAFSFRFLFNARILFNAGQERSLSVFYLILGWFGVSKLITFGGFIQGEFSFLKTLGAFGFSTGVFLIFILLSRYPDFLEILRRGIREIRRKQSRINSDLKNSALEKIKVLFEEEKIYLNDELSLKSLGNQLSLRPDQLSQVVNDSYGMNFNRFLNYHRVREAIRILEKDPAAKIIHVAMRCGFNSKSSFNESFRRETGTTPTEYLRKKGMES from the coding sequence ATGATATTGGCAGAATTAAACGTAAGTCTAGTTTTGCGAATCGGTAGCCCGATGTGGATTGAATTGTACGGATATGCGAGCGCGTTTTGTTCCGCGTTGATCGGAATCATGCTGGGACTGAATCGTAAGAAGTCCCCCACGTTTAAGATCGGAGCGTTTTTGTTTCTGTCGATTTCGATTTGGCTCGTACAACTTTATCTGTTTACTTCGGGTAAGTTATTCGAGTTTCCGGCGTTGATTTTCTGGCACATTCCCTTTGCGATCGCAACGGGTCCGCTTTTTTATCTCTTCATTCAATCCATCTTCAAAATGGAATACTTACAGCGGGACCCAACCCCCCTGTTTACTTTGTCGGAAAGATCAATGCGCAAGAACCCGTTCCGGTTTTGGGACCGGTTCTTATGGGATCGCATTCAGTGGTTTCACGTTTTGCTCGTGTCGCTCCTGACCGCGTTATTTCTCCCGGTCGGACTTTTATCGACTCAGGAAAAACTCGAAATTTTCCGTAAAAATGAATCGGTCGTTTCCCCGCTCTTCAAAAACTATATTCTATTTTTCTTAAATATGAGTTATCTCGTTCCGGGCGTTTATATCGCGTTCTCGTTTCGATTTTTGTTTAACGCGAGAATTCTTTTTAACGCGGGTCAGGAACGATCGTTGTCCGTTTTTTATCTGATCTTAGGCTGGTTCGGGGTTTCAAAGCTTATCACGTTCGGCGGATTCATCCAGGGAGAATTCTCCTTTTTAAAAACGTTAGGCGCCTTTGGGTTTTCGACGGGCGTTTTTTTGATCTTTATCCTTCTGTCGCGTTATCCGGACTTTTTGGAAATTCTCCGCAGAGGGATTCGCGAAATTAGAAGGAAACAAAGCAGGATCAATTCCGATCTGAAGAATTCCGCTTTGGAAAAGATCAAAGTTCTTTTTGAAGAGGAAAAAATTTATCTGAACGACGAGCTTTCCCTCAAGTCGCTCGGAAATCAGCTTTCTCTTCGGCCGGATCAACTTTCGCAGGTCGTCAACGATTCTTACGGAATGAACTTCAATCGGTTTTTGAACTATCATCGGGTTCGGGAGGCGATTCGGATTTTGGAAAAAGATCCGGCAGCGAAGATCATTCACGTCGCGATGCGTTGCGGGTTTAACAGCAAGAGTTCGTTTAACGAATCCTTTCGCAGGGAAACCGGAACGACTCCCACGGAATATCTTCGAAAAAAGGGTATGGAATCATGA